CACGCTGACCTCGGTGACCGGGTGCTCGTCGGAGATCGGCGCGGCGAAGACCATCATCTCGCTGGCCCATGCTCCGACCGCCCGGGCGACCGCGGTCATGGGCTCGGCGGGCGCGCCGTCGGCCCCGCGGCCGTCGCGCGCGATCACGGTGACGACCATGCGCGGCGGGTGCGCGAGCGCGACCTCGACGGACGCGTCCGGCACCTCGACGAACACGCTGCCGCGCGTGCACAGCGGCAGGGCGGCGAGCGCGGCCTGCGTCTCGACGAGGCCGGTCTCGTCGGTGACGAGCAGCACCTGGCGCTTCACGTCCTTGCGCGTGCGCGAGCGGGTCGCTCCGGCCACGGTCAGGATCCCTCGGCCGCGCCGGCGCGCCAGTAGCCCATGAAGGCGACCTGGCGGCGGTCGATCCCGGTGTCGC
The genomic region above belongs to Clavibacter phaseoli and contains:
- a CDS encoding SIP domain-containing protein, which gives rise to MAGATRSRTRKDVKRQVLLVTDETGLVETQAALAALPLCTRGSVFVEVPDASVEVALAHPPRMVVTVIARDGRGADGAPAEPMTAVARAVGAWASEMMVFAAPISDEHPVTEVSVLLGGHVGGHDDLLHLLATR